Below is a window of Impatiens glandulifera chromosome 2, dImpGla2.1, whole genome shotgun sequence DNA.
ACTGAAATGAAGGTAATGAAAGAGGATCAACGGGTTATGTTCAATCACATAATCCAATTATTGGgtgaaataaaacaacaaaagaatGATGTTTCTGCTGCTGATGATTTAGTGGAGAAGGATTTGGAAATCAACAAAGATATTGCTGATgagaatgatgatgttgatgatcttctgaatgaaaaaaaaaagatgctgctgatatgaatgatgttgttgatcggttgaatgagaaagaagatgctgctgatgggttggagatgatAAACAATGctgctgttgttgatgatgacaaAGATTCTTCtgctgttgatggtttggagatcaacaaagaagctgttgttgatgatgatcaaaACAAAGATGCTTCTGCTGTTGATGGTTTAGAGATGAACAAAGAagctgttgttgatgatgatcaaaACAAAGATGTTGCTGCTGAAACTGTTGTTGTTGAAGCTGCTGCTGATGAAGAggctgttgatggtttggagatcaacaatgaagccgagcagaatgaaaacaaagatgaagaggctgttgatgaagaggctgttgatggtttggagatcaacaatgaagccgagcagaatgaaaacaaagatgaagaggctgttgatggtttggagatcaacaaagaagccgagcagaatgaaaacaaagatgaagAGGCTGCAGCAGTTGTTGATAAGAATGCTGAGTTGGGAAAGAAAGAATTGGccacgaagaagaagaggaaggtgGTTTTGGCCAAAAATAGGTTGCAACAGTTGGGcaagaaaaggaagatgaaTGAAAAGGCTGACATGGGAAAGATGAATGATGAAGAGGCTGACATGggaaagaagaatgatgaagaggctgacttgggaaagaagaatgatgaagaggCTGAGTTGGGAAAAAAGAAGGATGAAGAggctgagttgggaaagaagaaggatgatgatgtATTGGTATTGACTCCAACAAGATTTCAGGGACAGAGTTTTCGGAGAAAGAAGAGGTCCACACAATTGGGGAACTACACAGATCCTAATGGAAAATCCTTTAAACTCATTGATCCAGTAACTGTAAATCCTCTTTTAGATTATGATAGTGAACTGTTGGATGAGTTGAAACAATGGCTGAAGCTGGAGGATGAAGACAAGATAAATCTGGTTCTTTTCCATGCTGGTCGAGAATTGTTTAACAGAATGTTGAGGCCTCAGAATTGGCTACATGATCAGGTaagtttttgttgttgaaacTGTTTTTTGGGTATTGTATTAACAGCAGGTTAAAGAGAAATAGCAGGAATTGCATCTggcgcaggcgacagtgcatctgtcgcaggcgacagtgcatctgtcgcagacgacgatgcatctggtgcatgcgacagatgcatcgtcgtctgcgacagatgcaccgtcgcctgcgacagatgcaatTCCTGCTATTTCTTTTCATGTTCTGTGCTTAATTCATTCGATGCTCTGTGCTTACTTCATTTTCTCGAATCTGTCGCAGGAGATAGATGCAGCATGTTACATTCTTAAAAAAAGGGTTGCCAATTTTCCCAAGACTTATCAACCGATGGATTTCTCAATACGTGACTGTAATGTCTCTACGAGGTTGTCGTTACGTTATTCAAAGTTCTCCAAAAATCCACAAACATACCAATTCGACGATGACTTGATGGAATATTTCAGGGGTGATGAAGGAAAATTGATGACTTCTTGGATGATTGTAGATAAGTTATATTTCCCTATGAATCTGAATATGAAGCATTGGGTCCTTTGTGAGGTGCAACTACATGATTGGTGCATCAATGTTTATGACTGCGAACAAGGATTTATCAAAAAGAATTACTATGACAAGTTCATGAAACCACTATGTGAAATGATTCCATATATCTTTCTATTTGGAACGACCGAGTTTGACAGGATCAAGTATCCTAAGTTCAGTTTGGAAGGAATGTCATATGTTGTAATACCACACCCAAGAGTCCCCAAGTGCACGAAGAGTGGAGACTGTGGTCTTTTTACAATCATGTATTTGGAGTACCTTACTGCCAAATTGGATATATCAGCTGTGACATCAGAGAACATGGTTTTTTGGAGACAAAAATGGGCAGTTAGGTTGTTCCACCATATAATAGACCCATAGAAAATGGACATAATTTAGTTATGTATATTTTTGAATGTAAAccatatgtatttatttttgaatgtaatTTAGTTtgctattttgaattcaaatataatgtagtatatatataattaagcacaaaacataaatgaaatgcATTTCTCGCATGCGACGGTGCATCTATCGcaggcgacgatgcatctgtcgccagatgcatttcccgcctgcgacagatgcatcgtcgcctgcgatagatgcaccgtcgcctgcgacagatgcattccTGCTACTTCTATTTgtcctgcgacagatgcattccTGCATTCCTGAAATCAATCCTGCTATTTCTCTTTGACAACACAACAGATGACAACACTTAAACAGATGATCCAAACCCAATATAACATTTTGATCAAAACCTTACCCCAAAAACAGATGATCAAAACCTTACCccaaaaacagtttgatcaaaaccctaccccaaaaacagtttgatcaaaaccctaccccaaaaacagtttgatcaaaacTCTACCccaaaaacagtttgatcaaaaccctaaaacagtTTGATGTACatacaaaaacggtttgatcaaaaccctaaaacagtTTCATGCCAAAGATTGGGCACTTGATTGTGAAGGTTGTGTAGATTGAGCACTTGATTGTGAAGGtattgcagtagatggtgcaggcatcactgctgaGCATGTTGCTTTGTTATGACCTAGACCGCCACATGAGCCGCACCGTCTCCGTTCTTTACGAACCTCACCTTGTGATGATCTACGTTTAGTGAAGAACTTGTTTTTGAAAGTTTGATTATCAGATTTAATCAGtgaaaaaataacttatatacattattttaaattaaatgctTTCACATTACATTGCAGTTCTTTGATATTTTAGATTCGGAGATTTCCTTTTGAAGATTCATATAAGTTCTTCGATAATTTGAGAAACCCAAAAACCAGAAATCAAAATTATCCACCGTCACAATCTCGATGTATTTCTCTTTAGGTCTTgtgatgttcttgttttcaaTGGCCTCGCTTATTTTTGCCAGAGGTATCGTCACCTGCATATAATATAGTATGCGTCAGTTCAAACACGTTGAAAAGATGTGGAAACCATGAATCAGAAAAGGGTTTGGTTAAAGAAGATCTCACCTTGTATTGTGCTCTAACAAACTGTCCGTTTTGAGAGCATAATTTGATACATCTTTCGCTTAGGAATGCAATCTTTTCGGAAGAGATGAAGAGAAGACCCGCGATGGGACCGGCTGTTGTAGATAAataacattgggaagcagttaCAAGCATCTCTCCTTGTCTGACTTGGAAATTTCTTTTGAATACTTTCTCCAATCCACCATTTTGAAGAATTGTAGCTCCCAAGCTCAATTTTCTCTTCACTGCTGTTGACAAGTTAAACCCCAGTCCTTTCAAACCCACTTGAGCTGCGCATCATCCAAGAAGTCATGGTTAAAGTTTGAACAgttgaaaacaaaattaatgcGTATTGAGAAGAAGGTTGAACACTTACTGTGTTTCCACTCAATTGCATTGATAGAacgactaaaacctttctccaATGTGGTCAATGGGTTTCTGTAAAATTGTTGCTGAGAAAGGATATTCATGTTTAGAAGATTGAGACTGATCAAGATGAGAAGATGAATGAGACCAGATCTTCTGCAAATGTACTTATAAGGTCAGTTGAACGGAGTTAGGATTGCTGAGTCAACAACTGTATTGATCGGTTTCTGAAATTGTAAAGGTTGTTTGGCTGAGGTGGTGGTGTGTTTTGGGTCTCTTTTTGGAAAGATTAGTGATCCCAGATTCTGCCATCATCTATTTGTTTATAATTCTCTTTAACAAGCAAGATAGACTTATTTCATCATCATTTAGCTTTATGAGCTGGAATTTATGCTTTCTGAAATGATGGGTTTTCTCTTCAAgcatgaagctgaatggaaagaAGCGTCATTGCTTACAAAAAAAGTGTCcatgcaaatatattagaccaATAACAAGTTTTCTTCGAGAAGAAAGAAAAGGGTAGTTCATGAATGATAAGCCTAGCAACCTTCAATGTGTGCCATTCCATGTCAttatcatatcatatcagatCAAAGGAAAATGCTAGACTGTAAAGAtggtttctttatttctttatttctcTTTTGGCTATTCTTGTAGGGCAAAGAAATCTGGTGTTGAAGCTCGTCAACTCCACAGGGGAAGCCAGACAATGCCACATGATGACCCATGTTAGTCggcttatattttttatgtaactATCTgcctgaaaataaaaatgatttaataaattcaaCTGTCTTCAAAACAGTTGCTCCCCCAAACCAAATATATAGCAGATGTACTAGTTGTCGCACTGCAGTAAAAAACATCATTCTATATAACAACAACAATCAGTTTCGAAGTAGAATTTTAAGATCTGGATAGGAAGAAAAAGAGTTTTGATAAATCTCAGTTCATGAAATAACAAATTGCAATCCAGTTGATTACATACCTTTATAACCTTTCTTACCGCGTCATTTTGAGCTGTGAAAGGTGAGAAAAGCATCAAAACTTCCCAAAATGTCTATCTTTCAGGCCTTCTTTTTCCAACATGGAAGAAGAATTGGCAAAATCACTACCTTTCTAACATTATGTCTGCATAATTGCCCCATCAAATTTCCCTCTTGCTGGGATTCTATTTGTAGGACAAGTTGAAGTGAATATTCTGACAGAAGATGCTTAATGTTTTACCCTCTTCcattctttcttaatttattttcttcaagcTCTGGATCAAGTATTGTGGAATTGGTTAGGAATCACGGACCCTTTGAAATTGAGTTAATAAGAATACCAAGTTTGACATctttgataattaaataaaatttatcttgaATATGAAAATCGACCCAACATTTGTCTTTCTTTGGGTGGATGTAGTATTTTACCATATGGTAAGTCTATACTCATGAGGTGCTTAATGTGAGCATATGATGGCATTTTTTTCTTACGAAAAGATTTGG
It encodes the following:
- the LOC124924706 gene encoding uncharacterized protein LOC124924706, whose amino-acid sequence is MVEDMEMFLQFPWGKVSFNSTLKGIDKDMKHLRQLYVEKKETCKGNCDVAYTISGFAIAFQVWTYLVMKTFVPKFADMIEEKHTCPRILLFTASRSNTNTSQEVSNALFKCNVFNKIHESEEEKRNYCGDDFEEMGDYIYDDLFEVDGRKRKNEDGTPKQMPKRRTIKRTAIKRNESSDESSEDSSRSTTRESSHVHSATSPQKKEDSSPTRQDKFDDKFDNPVTKAQNDDKFDELTKDVKELTRDVKELKTEMKVMKEDQRVMFNHIIQLLGEIKQQKNDVSAADDLVEKDLEINKDIADENDDMINNAAVVDDDKDSSAVDDASAVDGLEMNKEAVVDDDQNKDVAAETVVVEAAADEEAVDDEEAAAVVDKNAELGKKELATKKKRKVVLAKNRLQQLGKKRKMNEKADMGKMNDEEADMGKKNDEEGQSFRRKKRSTQLGNYTDPNGKSFKLIDPVTVNPLLDYDSELLDELKQWLKLEDEDKINLVLFHAGRELFNRMLRPQNWLHDQQEIDAACYILKKRVANFPKTYQPMDFSIRDCNVSTRLSLRYSKFSKNPQTYQFDDDLMEYFRGDEGKLMTSWMIVDKLYFPMNLNMKHWVLCEVQLHDWCINVYDCEQGFIKKNYYDKFMKPLCEMIPYIFLFGTTEFDRIKYPKFSLEGMSYVVIPHPRVPKCTKSGDCGLFTIMYLEYLTAKLDISAVTSENMVFWRQKWAVRLFHHIIDP
- the LOC124924707 gene encoding putative GEM-like protein 8, which encodes MNILSQQQFYRNPLTTLEKGFSRSINAIEWKHTQVGLKGLGFNLSTAVKRKLSLGATILQNGGLEKVFKRNFQVRQGEMLVTASQCYLSTTAGPIAGLLFISSEKIAFLSERCIKLCSQNGQFVRAQYKVTIPLAKISEAIENKNITRPKEKYIEIVTVDNFDFWFLGFSNYRRTYMNLQKEISESKISKNCNVM